Below is a genomic region from Cloeon dipterum chromosome 2, ieCloDipt1.1, whole genome shotgun sequence.
acatgGTAGAAGATAATTGCATCGGTTCTTCGTGATGTTTTTGCTATCAAGGGCcgctgaatatttttgtggaTGAGTCGATGGTGGAGGTAAATTTTCCCCAGCAAGCTCATGGAATTGGATCGAAAGTATGCCGTCATCTGTGTTCCCGTCTGCCAAGAGCTGTTTTAGCCGATATAGAATATCATAAGGGTTTGTTTCAGTATTTGCTGATTTCTTTCGCATAGCGAGGATTATTGTCAGTGCCAGATTCCCAAGGAGAgccagcaaaataattatcaatgcAGTGTAATCAGctgaatctaaaaaaaaaacgattattAACTTGTGCGACTTgtgcgtttcaaaaaaatttgagtaCTTTTAGTAGCATCCAATGgcatattttgttgaaatgttcGAAATTTCCGCTCTCCCTTTGTACTGAATAAGTACAGCTCAGAACCATAGTGATTTGAGGCAACCAAAGAAATTAGCGTCGCGGACCGATCAATGGTGGAATTGTGCACGATAAGTGCAACCTTCCAGGAACCGTCCTAATATGTAAGGGTTTaggtctaaaataaaatttaaaaatttggatttaaaataccACCTTATTTTGGATTGGATCAATCGGCTCATAGATTTTcgtgttaaattttgtgcGGTCATTTACTCGCCATTCAAACTTCGGTTTGGGGTTCGCAAAGATGTCAACGTCTATGATGTGTTCAAGGTTCTCGgtaaatctgaattttatgTCATCTTTCGCTAATTGCTTAGGTTTAAAGAGAACAACTAAGCTTTTCTCAACAATTAGAACACTGTCATTTATGTGTCGCCTATGAGTTGACTGACAAGAGAGTATTTTGTTGTTATCACTGTagctgacaatttttttaaagatgacAAACTTCCGGACTTTTGCGTTTGCtccaattaatttaccatctgaaaaaaaaattacaacttttcAAAACTCTGCCaatataaatgaaacaaactCAAACCTAGGTACAGGAGAATCGTTGAAGGTGGACTGTCTTCAGGTGTTAAGCAAGTGACAGTCATTTCATCGTTCTCTATGTACGAATCCTTGTTAGTGATCAATGAGAGGGGGGTGGTCGGGGAGCTGACAATCAAGTAGGTCGAGGCGTTCCCTTCCAGCCCAGCACTGGACGATCCACGCAAAGTGCAACTGAAGAGTCCACTCATGCTTACCGTCACACTTCTGAATCGCATACCGCACAGTCCCTTATGGTAATCAGTTTCATAGAcgaacaatattttgttttctagGAACGAGCTGAAGTTGCGATCGTGGTACAGACTGCAATCCTCTATTGG
It encodes:
- the LOC135937159 gene encoding tyrosine-protein phosphatase 4-like, whose amino-acid sequence is MLFRAALELPPLMRGPIFLLFLCAVINEIHSMRVSVEEETKVVKEGEPFEFICRSHSPPIEDCSLYHDRNFSSFLENKILFVYETDYHKGLCGMRFRSVTVSMSGLFSCTLRGSSSAGLEGNASTYLIVSSPTTPLSLITNKDSYIENDEMTVTCLTPEDSPPSTILLYLDGKLIGANAKVRKFVIFKKIVSYSDNNKILSCQSTHRRHINDSVLIVEKSLVVLFKPKQLAKDDIKFRFTENLEHIIDVDIFANPKPKFEWRVNDRTKFNTKIYEPIDPIQNKDGSWKVALIVHNSTIDRSATLISLVASNHYGSELYLFSTKGERKFRTFQQNMPLDATKNSADYTALIIILLALLGNLALTIILAMRKKSANTETNPYDILYRLKQLLADGNTDDGILSIQFHELAGENLPPPSTHPQKYSAALDSKNITKNRCNYLLPYDTSRVVLKSVKPDYINASYIEGFSGKTEYIATQGPLEGTAADFWQMVFENEVCIILMATNLSECGVDRCFKYYPDLGCKQHYGPVIVQCSYELDFPHFSQKIIEIAGFCEGKILKWELIHIIMKDWTSVEFPKPENIVQLSYNLRELVRKIPQKTIVVHCSSGVGRSGTLIAIDILIQELTQNHSCDVPKIISKLRKQRAFMVQSEAQYRFIHECLISCLEEQTGLRISSRDCLDKFGYLITTRNTAGLSGSPDHIYHYIDELAR